From Streptomyces sp. NBC_00775, one genomic window encodes:
- a CDS encoding trypsin-like serine peptidase, with protein MPSIRSRSLAAAAAVIAAIMVTTTACDSKKDDAADAAPSSSAQADKNVDTGGDDSGVSIGGYKLPAGIPTDLSGADLDKWKNGGWKDYSNWASKAEDFANPYIEDFWTPERIAAAKEITGDMPTVAKSTNMSSGSGGAVYAYEPDGHVKKYKATRVKSTYHHYAAAVGKLFFSTPEGEYVCSAAVVSDPAHPGKSNMVWTAGHCVHGGKGAGWYRNIAFYPSFNNKGNLNIQQAVQNANSRSVSPYGSYWADWAITSNNWIKGGSGHSGTWASTYDYAVLHVKQPKGHKSLQEQVGSALPVWFNAPAANKVKNMKVRGYPAASPYEGSKMYDCRGATKRYVLGASYPSKYPAEYQVGCTMTGGASGGPWYMSHKGRNYLVSNTSLGGNGALTGPRLGTDAKAVYQAMWKKFK; from the coding sequence ATGCCATCCATACGCAGCCGCTCGCTCGCGGCCGCCGCAGCGGTGATCGCGGCCATCATGGTCACCACCACGGCCTGTGACAGCAAGAAGGACGACGCGGCCGACGCGGCGCCCTCGTCGTCCGCGCAGGCGGACAAGAACGTGGACACCGGCGGTGACGACAGCGGCGTCTCCATCGGGGGCTACAAGCTGCCCGCCGGTATCCCCACCGACCTCAGCGGCGCCGACCTGGACAAGTGGAAGAACGGGGGGTGGAAGGACTACAGCAACTGGGCATCCAAGGCTGAGGACTTCGCCAACCCGTACATCGAGGACTTCTGGACGCCGGAGCGCATCGCCGCGGCCAAGGAGATCACCGGTGACATGCCGACCGTCGCCAAGTCGACCAACATGAGCTCCGGTTCGGGCGGCGCCGTCTACGCCTACGAGCCCGACGGCCACGTCAAGAAGTACAAGGCCACGCGGGTGAAGTCCACGTACCACCACTACGCGGCGGCCGTGGGCAAGCTGTTCTTCAGCACCCCCGAGGGCGAGTACGTGTGCTCCGCCGCGGTGGTCTCCGACCCCGCGCACCCGGGCAAGTCCAACATGGTGTGGACCGCGGGCCACTGCGTGCACGGCGGCAAGGGCGCGGGCTGGTACCGCAACATCGCCTTCTACCCGTCCTTCAACAACAAGGGCAACCTGAACATCCAGCAGGCGGTCCAGAACGCCAACTCCCGCAGCGTCTCGCCGTACGGCAGCTACTGGGCCGACTGGGCCATCACGTCCAACAACTGGATCAAGGGCGGCTCGGGCCACAGCGGCACCTGGGCCTCCACGTACGACTACGCCGTGCTGCACGTCAAGCAGCCCAAGGGCCACAAGTCGCTGCAGGAGCAGGTCGGTTCGGCCCTGCCGGTGTGGTTCAACGCCCCGGCGGCGAACAAGGTCAAGAACATGAAGGTCCGCGGCTACCCCGCCGCTTCGCCCTACGAGGGCTCGAAGATGTACGACTGCCGCGGCGCCACCAAGCGCTACGTGCTCGGTGCCAGCTACCCGAGCAAGTACCCGGCCGAGTACCAGGTCGGCTGCACCATGACCGGCGGCGCCTCGGGCGGCCCCTGGTACATGTCGCACAAGGGCCGCAACTACCTCGTGTCCAACACCTCGTTGGGCGGCAACGGTGCGCTGACCGGGCCGCGCCTCGGCACGGACGCCAAGGCGGTCTACCAGGCCATGTGGAAGAAGTTCAAGTAG
- a CDS encoding MFS transporter, whose product MRLRLLLLALGTFAVGTDGMVMAGILPLIARDLNVSITVAGQLVTVFALSYAALAPVLATATARWPRHRALLSALAVFSVANALTALAPSYGVLLATRVLAAVGAALYTPTANAVATSLVPPERRGRAIAVVMGGLTAATALGVPLGTWIGRTDWRLTMWLVTALGLAAFAGLALMLRELPQPVGGLSLRERLTPLANPRVLGAALTTFLVFLAFQTTYIYYTVATYPATGGDQDRLTLLLLVSGFASVGGGQLGGRLVDRWGARPVILASGTAYLALATASPWTLQSLPTALASAALTPLVGWSIAVALTARLASLDPANAPLLISLNSSALYLGIAAAGGTGSLAISLFGDRWFLLAGAGLAALAVAVAAFTTREARPARTPAKPAPVRA is encoded by the coding sequence GTGCGCTTACGACTGCTCCTGCTCGCCCTCGGCACCTTCGCCGTGGGCACGGATGGCATGGTCATGGCCGGCATCCTGCCGCTCATCGCCCGCGATCTGAACGTCTCCATCACGGTCGCCGGACAACTGGTGACCGTCTTCGCCCTCTCGTACGCGGCGCTCGCGCCCGTGCTCGCCACGGCGACCGCCCGCTGGCCCCGCCACCGCGCCCTGCTTTCCGCACTCGCCGTCTTCAGCGTCGCCAACGCCCTTACGGCACTGGCTCCCTCGTACGGCGTCCTGCTCGCCACCCGGGTACTGGCCGCCGTCGGCGCCGCGCTCTACACGCCGACGGCCAACGCCGTCGCCACCTCGCTCGTACCGCCCGAGCGGCGCGGGCGGGCCATCGCCGTGGTGATGGGCGGACTGACCGCCGCCACCGCTCTCGGGGTTCCGCTGGGCACCTGGATCGGCCGCACCGACTGGCGGCTGACGATGTGGCTGGTGACGGCGCTCGGGCTGGCCGCGTTCGCCGGGCTCGCGCTGATGCTGCGCGAACTGCCGCAACCCGTAGGCGGGTTGAGCCTGCGCGAGCGGCTGACGCCGCTCGCCAACCCCCGCGTCCTGGGTGCGGCCCTCACGACGTTCCTGGTCTTCCTGGCCTTCCAGACGACCTACATCTACTACACGGTGGCCACCTACCCCGCGACCGGCGGCGATCAGGACCGGCTGACGTTGCTGCTCCTGGTGTCCGGATTCGCGTCCGTGGGGGGCGGCCAGCTCGGCGGGCGGCTGGTCGACCGGTGGGGGGCGCGACCGGTGATCCTCGCCTCGGGCACGGCGTACCTGGCGCTCGCCACCGCATCCCCCTGGACGCTCCAGTCCCTGCCGACCGCGCTGGCGTCCGCCGCGCTCACCCCACTCGTCGGCTGGTCCATCGCCGTCGCCCTCACCGCCCGCCTCGCCTCCCTCGACCCGGCGAACGCTCCCCTGCTCATCTCCCTCAACAGCAGCGCGCTGTACCTGGGCATCGCGGCGGCCGGCGGCACCGGAAGCCTCGCGATCTCGCTGTTCGGAGACCGCTGGTTCCTGCTGGCGGGGGCGGGGCTGGCGGCGCTGGCGGTGGCCGTGGCGGCGTTCACGACACGGGAAGCGCGCCCGGCCCGGACCCCGGCGAAACCCGCCCCGGTCCGGGCCTGA
- a CDS encoding ArsR/SmtB family transcription factor, with translation MKSVKSVKGEEGEWLPQPDADDIELVKVLHALGDPVRLWLLKKYATGEQFSCAPDVLGVGHLHKSTVSHHMRIMREAGLTSTRAVGRNRFVRLRRDDLDARFPGLLDALLKALPDSLPDFPA, from the coding sequence GTGAAGTCGGTTAAGTCCGTGAAGGGCGAGGAAGGCGAGTGGCTGCCGCAGCCCGACGCGGACGACATCGAGCTGGTCAAGGTGCTGCACGCGCTCGGTGACCCGGTGCGGCTGTGGCTGCTGAAGAAGTACGCGACCGGCGAACAGTTCAGCTGCGCCCCGGACGTGCTCGGCGTCGGCCATCTGCACAAGTCGACCGTCTCGCACCACATGCGGATCATGCGTGAGGCCGGGCTCACCTCGACGCGGGCCGTCGGCCGCAACCGCTTCGTGCGGCTGCGCCGTGACGACCTCGACGCCCGGTTCCCCGGCCTCCTGGACGCGCTGCTGAAGGCGCTTCCTGATTCCCTGCCCGACTTCCCTGCCTGA